The following proteins come from a genomic window of Anopheles ziemanni chromosome 3, idAnoZiCoDA_A2_x.2, whole genome shotgun sequence:
- the LOC131285958 gene encoding Fanconi anemia group D2 protein, whose amino-acid sequence MNELYSQTKRRRQGLSGNLLDRDGNDDDLYGTQFSVPASQAPSQRRYLSQRSNLQRSQVVRTGRRPPANYYESVLLMAGLSLDEPGGVVVLKCEPIVFMHKLKSVLRTNPEYPANVDRFIAGIELTMKDRTNFLKLLECCQVTPSAPTCPNQTLADPVRKPVQESLMKMFLLVDFLQLKLIELLFAYLLKELEAATAGDTTAEDSIVGFVLSQLKFIDHVQNGELVFEKVFQLLAKVKRETVIFDEIIFSLEDVIDVSKHDEALHRLMKLRPRPEDIITPTTVEVFTEMCLSVETLEMLRRKVVQYASDGCQLRYYPALVKMLLKFNRTKQPENIAGIVREVRKLLDTGGNPEAWKNGATADDCAEQVLRTIYQAISASAVLFDSWIAVIRQLPAAEDHLPVDLLLLTIAMTTNELKAPRIRKLTIKKIEQQFFTDAHTDQLVSGCFRRVLQTHLDGFLQLIECCTREKNEHVCEFGVSAMSALFSIDHTIAATDNRVVLSKIVGFICEMASGNVGSRNDFLIGRCITALRKLHESHPKAIERSAELLLKILDIAPDLTLRQYRPLIGVIYAAAIPSAGGDDPELSSIRDNLEIIVKKQLLCDNKDTKKKGIIGLVQMVYHISLSPETDVAELSSSFDSERTIGTVSDIPSAKGRSLANLISTLFLSTNQSADLLAICYDEMASMLAQARPRSAPGWEKTFIMWLCDTITMDFQSHFLVEDSQPLPTKESSRAGTAGPGIRLDRKLCINTGEEATTNAEAATIALNVGGGVISFKSRHSVITFLMPIFRLMRTLHAIRYEGTLESINALLGCAIVVPDFYGIPEEEDRRFTVDAFDEGLCTQLIDIYFYLGNWFRECISAFVGQKDAVMRRKVLERLHELVTLEHHLGRMLDRMCAECEYVPPLAADLIDGGNAIPLSKKLKSNEPAKGRSKAAAHDKTINLDAPLGSQTVAATLPATVGQFNEQSILLRCGFAVRHMDPELARLLEVPLKPVRVLDTASSQEVCLALPEYRFVLENLTIAMEQSEQESCQRRVFDRWEQFIERMALLLVQLREGVNRLQPASPQELLPLKSCYLWSLRLATALLSWKRFREQRGRADLERVVDVMVRKLCASDPPPCNGGSPGHLNEQIKRLLKELIVRESCFGDVSIASQMYRLACALGECTGDRPVTSRALARFTRSVLTASDLRTPDAKSNQYFVTLLDGLMASIGLKSLKQLVVEMHQDVCRIEEDGKKDKAKSNTTTARTFASFKRSHYTLFFRGLCRAFIRLLQDEIRIRSGSGASSSRRLELWEMACEATGELTNVVRRAQQAANFGVYLRFAQIFVKLFLRNGLPVLETILRSSAERASNLLSTLQITTRYLHSMCCQAKISKGSGGAAAAVSQIPFVRESVETLVYRVKAALVANHCSAVFWMGNLKNKDMQGELIASQLEPEPESDSEEVPVVDDITLAEDDDVPSDDGENPGPFSLKKLGMV is encoded by the exons ATGAACGAACTGTATTCGCAAACTAAACGTCGCCGACAAGGCCTGTCCGGGAATCTTCTGGATCGCGATGGAAACGACGACGATCTGTATGGTACCCAGTTTTCGGTGCCGGCTTCTCAAGCCCCAAGTCAGCGCCGGTATCTTTCCCAGCGCAGCAATCTGCAACGATCGCAGGTGGTTCGTACGGGTCGCCGACCGCCCGCGAACTACTACGAGAGTGTCCTCCTGATGGCTGGACTGAGCCTAGATGAACCTGGTGGCGTCGTGGTGCTAAAGTGTGAGCCGATCGTCTTTATGCACAAGCTGAAAAGTGTGCTCCGAACGAATCCGGAATACCCCGCGAACGTCGATCGGTTCATTGCCGGCATCGAGCTAACCATGAAGGATCGAACGAACTTCCTCAAGCTGCTCGAATGTTGCCAGGTGACGCCCTCAGCACCCACCTGTCCCAACCAAACGCTGGCTGACCCTGTCCGCAAACCGGTTCAAGAAAGcttgatgaaaatgttcctGCTCGTAGACTTCTTGCAGTTGAAACTGATCGAGCTACTGTTTGCCTATCTGCTGAAGGAATTGGAGGCAGCGACAGCCGGGGACACGACGGCGGAAGATTCCATCGTTGGTTTTGTGCTCTCTCAGCTGAAGTTTATCGATCACGTTCAAAACGGGGAGCTGGTGTTTGAGAAGGTTTTCCAGCTGTTGGCAAAGGTTAAGCGAGAAACGGTTATTTTCGATGAAATCATCTTCAGCCTGGAAGATGTGATCGATGTTTCTAAGCACGACGAGGCCCTCCATCGCCTGATGAAGCTGCGCCCCCGTCCAGAAGATATCATTACACCCACCACCGTCGAGGTGTTCACCGAGATGTGCCTTAGCGTAGAAACGCTTGAAATGCTTCGCCGGAAGGTGGTCCAGTATGCATCGGACGGCTGCCAGCTTCGCTACTACCCGGCACTGGTCAAGATGCTGCTAAAGTTCAACCGCACCAAGCAACCGGAAAACATTGCCGGAATTGTACGGGAAGTTCGTAAGCTTCTCGATACGGGTGGCAATCCGGAGGCTTGGAAAAACGGCGCTACGGCGGACGATTGTGCTGAACAAGTGCTCCGTACGATCTACCAGGCAATATCGGCATCGGCAGTCCTGTTCGATTCCTGGATCGCGGTCATTCGTCAGCTGCCGGCGGCGGAAGATCATCTGCCGGTAGATCTTTTACTCCTTACGATCGCAATGACAACGAACGAGCTGAAAGCACCTCGCATTCGTAAACTGACGATTAAAAAAATCGAACAGCAGTTCTTCACCGACGCACATACGGATCAGCTGGTCAGTGGGTGCTTCCGAAGGGTGTTGCAAACGCATCTCGATGGGTTTTTACAGCTAATCGAATGTTGCACTCGGGAAAAGAACGAACACGTGTGCGAGTTTGGTGTGTCCGCCATGAGCGCACTGTTTTCGATCGATCACACGATAGCCGCCACGGACAACCGGGTGGTGTTGAGTAAGATTGTTGGGTTCATTTGTGAAATGGCTTCCGGAAATGTCGGAAGTCGAAATGATTTCCTTATCGGCCGTTGCATAACCGCTTTGC GCAAGCTACACGAATCACACCCGAAAGCGATTGAACGAAGTGCGGAGCTACTTTTGAAGATTCTCGACATAGCCCCCGATCTAACGCTACGCCAGTACCGTCCTCTGATAGGTGTGATCTATGCCGCAGCAATTCCGTCAGCTGGTGGCGACGATCCAGAGCTCAGCAGCATAAGGGACAATCTGGAAATAATAGTGAAGAAGCAGTTGTTATGCGATAATAAGGACACGAAAAAGAAGGGAATCATCGGGTTGGTACAGATGGTCTACCATATCTCATTGTCCCCGGAAACGGATGTTGCCGAGTTGAGTTCGAGCTTTGATTCCGAGCGCACGATCGGTACGGTCAGCGATATCCCGAGTGCCAAGGGCCGGTCGCTAGCGAACCTCATCAGCACGCTGTTCCTATCCACTAATCAGTCGGCGGATCTTTTGGCCATCTGTTACGACGAGATGGCGAGTATGCTGGCCCAGGCCCGACCCAGGTCTGCCCCCGGGTGGGAGAAAACGTTTATAATGTGGTTGTGCGACACGATTACGATGGACTTTCAGAGTCACTTCCTGGTAGAGGACAGTCAGCCGCTGCCAACCAAGGAATCGTCACGAGCTGGAACGGCCGGACCCGGTATCCGACTGGATCGTAAATTGTGCATCAACACCGGCGAGGAGGCAACGACGAATGCTGAGGCAGCCACGATCGCGCTCAACGTCGGAGGCGGTGTGATCAGCTTCAAAAGTCGTCATTCGGTGATCACCTTCCTCATGCCGATATTCCGCTTGATGCGAACGTTGCACGCGATACGGTACGAAGGAACGCTCGAGTCGATCAACGCCCTGTTAGGTTGTGCGATCGTTGTGCCCGACTTCTACGGCAttccggaggaggaggatcgTAGGTTTACGGTGGACGCTTTCGACGAGGGGCTGTGTACGCAGCTTATCGACATTTACTTCTATCTCGGTAACTGGTTCCGTGAATGCATCAGTGCGTTCGTGGGCCAGAAAGATGCAGTGATGCGCAGAAAG GTCCTGGAACGATTGCACGAGCTTGTCACGTTGGAACATCACCTCGGACGGATGTTGGATCGGATGTGTGCTGAGTGTGAGTACGTGCCTCCGTTGGCCGCCGATCTTATAGATGGAGGCAATGCGATTCCCCTGTCAAAGAAGCTGAAATCAAACGAACCAGCGAAGGGGCGCTCCAAAGCAGCGGCACATGATAAGACAATCAATCTCGATGCGCCACTCGGGTCGCAAACGGTCGCCGCAACCCTGCCCGCTACCGTGGGTCAGTTTAACGAGCAAAGCATCCTGCTTAGGTGTGGCTTTGCCGTGCGCCATATGGATCCGGAACTGGCGCGCCTTCTGGAAGTCCCACTGAAGCCCGTGCGCGTACTCGATACCGCCAGCAGCCAAGAGGTTTGTTTAGCGCTGCCCGAGTATCGGTTTGTGCTGGAAAATCTTACGATCGCCATGGAGCAATCGGAGCAGGAAAGTTGCCAACGGCGGGTATTTGATCGCTGGGAACAATTCATCGAGCGCATGGCCCTGCTTCTAGTGCAGTTGCGCGAGGGTGTAAACAGGCTTCAACCAGCATCGCCCCAAGAACTGCTCCCGCTGAAGTCGTGTTACCTTTGGAGCTTGAGACTCGCGACGGCCCTGCTGTCCTGGAAGCGGTTTCGTGAGCAGCGTGGTCGGGCCGATCTCGAACGGGTAGTCGACGTTATGGTCCGAAAGTTGTGCGCTAGTGACCCTCCTCCCTGTAACGGTGGTTCTCCGGGGCATCTCAACGAACAGATCAAGCGGCTGCTGAAAGAGTTGATCGTACGAGAATCGTGTTTCGGTGATGTTTCCATCGCGTCGCAAATGTATCGACTTGCGTGTGCCCTCGGAGAATGCACCGGAGATCGACCGGTGACGAGCAGGGCTCTGGCACGGTTCACACGAAGTGTTCTCACAGCATCCGACCTCCGTACACCCGATGCCAAATCGAATCAATACTTTGTGACGCTGCTCGATGGATTGATGGCATCGATCGGGCTAAAATCGCTCAAGCAGCTGGTGGTCGAGATGCACCAGGACGTGTGCCGGATCGAGGAGGATGGAAAGAAGGATAAAGCGAAAAGCAACACCACTACCGCGCGCACATTTGCGTCCTTCAAGCGCTCGCACTACACACTCTTCTTCCGAGGTCTGTGCCGTGCGTTCATTCGCTTGCTGCAGGATGAGATACGCATCCGGTCCGGGTCTGGTGCTTCCTCCTCCCGACGGCTCGAACTATGGGAGATGGCCTGTGAGGCGACGGGCGAGCTAACGAATGTCGTTCGTCGTGCGCAACAGGCGGCCAACTTCGGCGTGTACCTTCGTTTCGCACAGATTTTCGTAAAACTCTTCCTCCGGAATGGCCTTCCCGTGCTGGAAACAATATTGCGCAGCTCGGCCGAACGAGCCTCGAACTTGCTTTCCACGCTGCAAATCACCACACGCTACCTTCACAGCATGTGCTGTCAGGCGAAGATTTCGAAAGGTTCTGGCGGAGCGGCCGCTGCCGTATCGCAAATTCCATTCGTGCGCGAATCCGTGGAAACGCTTGTCTATCGCGTGAAGGCGGCATTGGTGGCAAACCACTGCTCGGCCGTATTTTGGATGGGAAATCTCAAGAACAAGGACATGCAGGGCGAGCTTATCGCGTCACAGTTGGAACCCGAACCGGAATCAGACAGTGAAGAAGTTCCGGTGGTCGACGATATCACGCTCGCGGAAGATGACGACGTTCCGAGCGACGATGGCGAGAACCCGGGCC CATTTAGTCTTAAAAAATTAGGGATGGTATAA